In Salinibaculum sp. SYNS191, the genomic window GAACCGGCCGTTCATCCTCGAATCGCGCCTGGCGGGCTGGCTCGCCGGCGAGCGGGCGGACCTGCGAATCTGGCTGGACGCGCCCGAAGACGTACGGGCGGAGCGCATCAGCGACCGCGAGGAGACCGCGGCGGAGATGCGCGTCCGCGAGGTCAACGAGGCCGGCCGCTACGAGTCCTACTACGAAATCGACATCGACGAACGGGAGTTCTACGACCTGCAACTGAACACCGCCCGCTGGAGCCAGGAGGGAGTCTTCCAGATTGTGCGGGCGGCAATCGAACAGTACGACCCGGAAGTCGACGAGGGTGCCTTCGAGACCGCCCCAGTCGAGATAGACGCCTGAGAGTCTCGCCCGCAGTGCCGTCTCGTCCTGGGGACCCGGGTTGCTGTCCGCGAGCGGGGAGCCGGCGTCGGCACTTACCGTCCCAACTCGTAGAACTCCTCGTTCGGCCGCATGTCCGCGAAGTGGGCCATCCGGTTCGAGAGATTGAACAGCGCCGCGGTCGAGCCGATGTCCCATATCTCCTCCATCGAGAAGCCGTGGTCGCGCAACCGCTCGATGTCCGACTCACCGACTGCGGCAGGGTCCTCCGTCAGTTTCACCGCGACGTCGCACATCGCCCGGTGGGCGTCGCTGATATTCGCCGTCCGGTGGTTGGTCGCCAGTTGCTCGGCCAGGTGGGGGTCGTCGGCGTAGATGCGCAGCAGTGCCCCGTGAGCGACGACGCAGTAGAGGCAGTCGTTCGCGCCACTGACGGCCACGACGACCATCTCCAGTTCCTCGCGGGCCAGCGGCGACTCCTCGACGAGCGCGTCGTAGTAGTCGAAGAAGGCCCGGAACTGGCCGGGGCGGTACGCGAAGGCCGTGAACACGTTGGGCGTGAACCCCGACCGCTCCGTCTCCGCTTCGATGCGCTCCCGGACATCCGCCGGCATGTCCTCCAGGTCGGGCACGGGAAAGCGCGTCATCGGTTCCTCTGCCATGCAGGGACCGGCGGCTGCCAGCACCTTAGTCGTTCGCCGCCGCTGGTGCTTACCCCTCGCGGCGTCCCGGCAGGATGCCCCACCTGGTCAGGAGGATGAGAACCGCGTACCCGACGAGGCCGACGGCGAACAGCAGTGCCGGGACCAGAAAGGGGCCGAACGTCTCGACGAGCGCGTCGACGACCATCAATCGGCGGCGTCGAGTTCCAGTTCGAGGAGTCCGCAGACGTCGTCCTCGGCGTCGAAGCAGTCGGGACACTGGGGCGCGCGGTCGATGATGGTGTCCAGCCGGTCGGCGACCGTCTCGTCGATGACCGGTTCGAGCTGGCGGGCCTCCGCGCGGAAGTTCTCGACCTCCAGCACCTCGACGAGGAAGCGCTCGATGATGCAGTAGTTCTGGAGGGCGTCGCGGGCACG contains:
- the cmk gene encoding (d)CMP kinase, whose product is MAVRDSQVPMIDTRLLITVSGPPGCGATSLCTRLSEAINCPYVAGGDIFRDLAEERDMSLTQLGAAAQESDEIDRALDQRLRQIAEKWGAVNRPFILESRLAGWLAGERADLRIWLDAPEDVRAERISDREETAAEMRVREVNEAGRYESYYEIDIDEREFYDLQLNTARWSQEGVFQIVRAAIEQYDPEVDEGAFETAPVEIDA
- a CDS encoding peroxidase-related enzyme (This protein belongs to a clade of uncharacterized proteins related to peroxidases such as the alkylhydroperoxidase AhpD.) — protein: MAEEPMTRFPVPDLEDMPADVRERIEAETERSGFTPNVFTAFAYRPGQFRAFFDYYDALVEESPLAREELEMVVVAVSGANDCLYCVVAHGALLRIYADDPHLAEQLATNHRTANISDAHRAMCDVAVKLTEDPAAVGESDIERLRDHGFSMEEIWDIGSTAALFNLSNRMAHFADMRPNEEFYELGR
- a CDS encoding metal-dependent transcriptional regulator; amino-acid sequence: MNTADQYVKAIYLIQQQEDGPASTGAIADTLDVSPASANEMIGKLEAKGLASHEKYKGVDLTDDGIARARDALQNYCIIERFLVEVLEVENFRAEARQLEPVIDETVADRLDTIIDRAPQCPDCFDAEDDVCGLLELELDAAD